A section of the Cloacibacillus sp. An23 genome encodes:
- a CDS encoding aldo/keto reductase — protein sequence MTRTILCAMLFALLCGAACAFAEERKTAENPGGFDFGTKTVTLGSGHEMPLAGLGTYSLSDEECYASVRALLAAGGRLIDTAYMYGNEAAVGRAVRDSGVTREEVFVITKIYPSQFARADEAIEEALRKLDIGYVDMMLLHHPGAGDVEAYRAMERAAEAGKIRSLGLSNWYVKELKDFLPKVKIRPALVQNEIHPYYQENDVIPYIQSLGITAQGWYPFGGRGWTAELLGNETIKEIAEAHGVTAAQAVLRWNLQKGVTVIPGSSNPAHIRENLDIFGFSLTDEEMKKINALDRNEKHDWY from the coding sequence ATGACGCGGACTATACTTTGCGCTATGCTTTTCGCTCTGCTTTGCGGCGCGGCCTGCGCCTTTGCGGAAGAGCGAAAGACTGCTGAAAACCCCGGAGGCTTCGACTTCGGGACGAAAACCGTGACGCTCGGCAGCGGACACGAAATGCCGCTCGCCGGGCTCGGAACGTACAGCCTTTCAGACGAGGAGTGCTACGCCTCCGTCCGGGCGCTGCTCGCCGCGGGCGGGCGGCTCATCGACACGGCGTACATGTACGGCAACGAGGCCGCCGTCGGGCGCGCCGTGCGAGACTCAGGCGTGACGAGGGAAGAGGTATTCGTGATAACAAAAATTTACCCGAGCCAGTTCGCGCGCGCGGACGAGGCGATAGAAGAGGCGCTGCGCAAGCTCGATATAGGCTATGTGGACATGATGCTGCTGCACCACCCCGGCGCGGGCGACGTCGAAGCATACCGCGCGATGGAGCGCGCGGCGGAGGCCGGGAAAATACGCTCGCTCGGCCTCTCTAACTGGTACGTGAAGGAACTGAAAGATTTCCTGCCGAAAGTGAAGATCAGGCCCGCGCTCGTGCAGAACGAAATACATCCGTACTATCAGGAAAACGACGTGATACCTTACATACAGAGCCTCGGCATAACGGCGCAGGGCTGGTACCCGTTCGGCGGCCGCGGATGGACGGCGGAGCTGCTTGGAAACGAGACGATAAAAGAAATAGCAGAAGCGCACGGCGTAACCGCGGCTCAGGCCGTACTGCGCTGGAACTTGCAGAAAGGCGTGACGGTCATCCCCGGCTCGTCGAACCCCGCGCACATCCGCGAAAACCTCGACATCTTCGGCTTCTCGCTCACGGACGAAGAAATGAAAAAAATCAACGCGCTCGACCGGAACGAGAAACACGACTGGTATTAG
- a CDS encoding citrate:proton symporter: protein MTYLGALGIAMVVIMMVLLLRGKNSPAIPFVLIPIIFALLAGFNLSEIITFTVDGMKQVSSVAILFIGTITYFCIMGEVGMFDPLVNRLVRFADKGVVSIFLATSAIAMVTHLDGSGASTYLLTIPIMLPLYEKFKIKRLDLLLTTALMAGVMNLLPWGGPFVRVGAVLGIDPNICWHIMLPTQIFGVILAYVISFCLAKRAIRYGAGNTLNSSVDTSNMIVSSGDESLKRPKLVAINWFVTAIILIALFFGLVPSHVIFLVGVVVALLINFRGSEAQNERIKAHAGQVMAMVIIVISSGVFLGIFSGTKMVTEMVTMLIKIMPPFLAPVLHIIVGIFAAPLGMLIGADPYAYGFLPVILGVTEAAGVSGTSTAIAVVMGECAGWTISPAVSTVYLGCALIGCELKDWLKYSIPIVWGFTVVLLVFAIVTGAI, encoded by the coding sequence ATGACATATTTAGGTGCACTTGGCATCGCAATGGTCGTCATAATGATGGTATTGCTTCTCAGGGGTAAAAATTCTCCGGCAATTCCGTTTGTTTTGATTCCCATTATATTTGCGCTTTTGGCAGGTTTCAATTTATCTGAAATTATTACTTTTACAGTTGATGGCATGAAGCAGGTATCAAGCGTAGCGATCCTGTTCATCGGAACGATTACATATTTTTGCATCATGGGAGAGGTCGGAATGTTTGACCCCTTAGTCAACCGGCTTGTGCGTTTTGCCGACAAGGGGGTCGTCAGTATATTCCTCGCAACCTCAGCAATCGCTATGGTCACGCATCTGGACGGCTCCGGTGCCAGCACATACTTATTGACGATTCCTATCATGCTACCGTTATATGAAAAATTTAAAATCAAAAGACTTGATTTGCTGCTGACAACCGCTCTTATGGCCGGAGTTATGAATCTTCTGCCATGGGGCGGCCCGTTTGTCCGCGTAGGAGCGGTGTTAGGAATCGACCCGAACATTTGCTGGCATATTATGCTCCCGACTCAGATATTCGGCGTGATTTTAGCGTATGTAATTTCTTTCTGCTTGGCAAAGCGGGCGATAAGATACGGCGCAGGCAACACGCTGAATTCAAGCGTTGACACAAGCAATATGATCGTGTCGTCGGGAGACGAATCGCTAAAACGCCCTAAACTCGTCGCCATTAACTGGTTCGTAACTGCGATTATACTAATCGCCCTATTTTTCGGTTTGGTTCCATCGCATGTCATATTCTTAGTCGGCGTAGTAGTAGCGCTGCTCATCAACTTCCGCGGATCAGAAGCTCAGAACGAGCGTATTAAAGCGCACGCCGGACAGGTTATGGCTATGGTGATTATCGTAATTAGCTCCGGTGTTTTCCTCGGAATTTTTTCAGGTACAAAGATGGTCACAGAAATGGTAACTATGCTTATCAAAATCATGCCGCCTTTCCTCGCTCCGGTCTTGCATATCATCGTCGGAATATTCGCGGCTCCGCTTGGAATGCTGATCGGCGCAGACCCATACGCGTATGGTTTTCTCCCCGTCATTTTGGGAGTTACTGAGGCCGCCGGAGTCAGCGGGACTTCAACTGCGATTGCCGTCGTAATGGGCGAATGCGCGGGGTGGACAATCAGCCCCGCAGTATCTACCGTCTATCTGGGCTGCGCGCTGATAGGCTGCGAATTAAAAGACTGGTTAAAATACTCTATACCTATCGTATGGGGATTTACCGTCGTGTTGCTGGTCTTCGCAATAGTTACCGGGGCTATTTAA
- a CDS encoding hydroxymethylglutaryl-CoA lyase: MSWMNPVKKVILCEVGPRDGLQNEKNIISAEDKVRLINGIVEAGYPVVEVGSFVHPKAVPQMANTDEVFRSLTFRDGVEYRALIANLKGVERAAACGCRKVKLNVSASKAHNIANLNRTPAETVAGFGKCVDAAEEGGIAVSGSISMAFGSPWDREIPLSDVKEIVEAYLAVGVREISLSDASGQAYPTQVYEMCTEMKAAYPEVTWWLHFHNTRGLGIANILAGMSAGFDRFDTSFAGVGGCPFVPGAAGNVASEDVVHMLDEMGVETGIDLDKLMEVSRDVAKLLAHPTDSYLLRAGKAKDLILDLPQRQKNN; this comes from the coding sequence ATGTCATGGATGAATCCTGTAAAAAAAGTAATTCTCTGCGAGGTCGGGCCTAGGGACGGCCTGCAGAACGAGAAAAATATAATCTCAGCGGAAGATAAAGTCCGTCTGATAAACGGCATCGTTGAGGCGGGATATCCCGTCGTCGAGGTCGGCTCTTTCGTCCATCCGAAGGCAGTGCCGCAGATGGCGAACACGGACGAGGTGTTTCGCAGCCTTACGTTCAGGGACGGCGTGGAATACCGCGCGCTGATAGCGAACCTGAAGGGAGTGGAGCGCGCCGCAGCCTGCGGCTGCCGTAAGGTCAAGCTCAACGTGTCGGCGAGCAAGGCGCACAACATCGCGAACCTTAACCGCACCCCGGCGGAGACCGTCGCGGGCTTCGGAAAATGCGTCGATGCGGCGGAGGAGGGCGGGATAGCGGTCTCCGGCTCGATATCGATGGCCTTCGGCTCGCCGTGGGACAGGGAGATACCGCTTTCCGACGTGAAGGAGATCGTCGAGGCATACCTCGCCGTCGGCGTGCGCGAGATCTCGCTCTCCGACGCTTCGGGGCAGGCTTATCCGACGCAGGTGTATGAAATGTGCACGGAGATGAAAGCGGCATATCCGGAGGTTACGTGGTGGCTGCATTTCCATAACACCAGAGGGCTGGGCATAGCCAACATCCTCGCCGGAATGTCGGCGGGATTCGACAGGTTCGACACGTCGTTCGCCGGGGTCGGCGGCTGCCCCTTCGTTCCCGGAGCCGCCGGCAACGTCGCGAGCGAAGACGTCGTACATATGCTCGACGAGATGGGAGTGGAGACCGGCATAGATCTGGACAAGCTCATGGAGGTGAGCAGAGACGTTGCGAAGCTTCTCGCCCATCCGACTGACAGCTATCTGCTGCGCGCGGGGAAGGCGAAGGATCTGATACTTGATCTTCCGCAGCGCCAGAAAAATAATTAA
- a CDS encoding N-6 DNA methylase — protein sequence MKPLLKKNLYDFTPEDKIVNKFEEILRHNNVSDKENAFNRLVALFICKLVDESTKEEDDEVEFQYKQGTDTYETLQDRLQRLHRDGMEKFMREKIYYVSADYPEQLFANYTDSKRKNAIENLKETIRILKFYSNNEFAFKDVHNEELFYQNGKILVEMVQLFEKYRIVYPSRHQFLGDLFEQLLNKGFKQNEGQFFTPVPVTRFIWDSLPVARMVKSERGTVYPKVIDYACGAGHFLTEAVEAINYFVKSDGNNAWARDHIYGIEKDYRLARVAKISLFMNGAGEGNIIFGDGLENVPDKGIENGAFDILVANPPYSVKDFKQHLQLKNNSFELLDRIGLNGGEIETLFVERIGQLLKPRGVAAVILPSSILSNDSASYTGAREQLLKNFYIRAIVSLGSKTFGATGTNTVIMFLEKFNEPPKTADLTEDSVEAIFSGASLNGWTDKEILEAYAAQIEVDEDIYNAFLAKKYSLTELEETAYFKMYASAFAGSSDAKKLKDKKVYKKMNVEEQKAAYLEAFYNYANEIERKKVFYFSLVFRQTTVIITAPSDNNAQREFLGYDWSNRKGNEGIQIIAPGGKMYGDADREAENTLAHAVRQSFDGAAPSFSEEHQAYGAVVDTKDMLDFSRPSFNKTLKLSAARKQQISIRSKYPLKKLGEIAPYVMDRGNLDDIDITSFITTDNMIRNRGGVVDYKGIPNIQTVVRYQRDDILVSNIRPYLKKIWYADIDGGCSPDVLVFRVTNQNLILPKYLFAVLSLDVFFDFMMADHKGTKMPRGNKTLIPQFNVPVPPISVQQQIIEECEKIDEEYNTTRMSIETYRHKIEELFNELDIANGGGAKLSLSDIEKFDISIGKRVVSTQLVENGLIPVYSANVTEPFGYINELLITDFSVPSVLWGIDGDWMTAYMPENIEFYPTDHCGVLRCKTPQVNPRYMAHVLEREGQKIGFSRSLRASIDRVQGITFTVPDRKAQDETVAKVNELEEKIKEAESILDTLNDSISDILNRYLI from the coding sequence GTGAAGCCGCTGCTCAAGAAAAATCTGTACGACTTCACCCCGGAAGACAAAATCGTCAACAAGTTTGAAGAAATCCTGCGGCACAACAACGTCAGCGACAAAGAAAACGCCTTTAACCGCCTTGTAGCCCTGTTCATCTGCAAGCTCGTAGACGAAAGCACAAAGGAAGAAGACGACGAAGTCGAATTCCAGTACAAGCAGGGCACGGACACATACGAGACATTGCAGGACCGTCTCCAGAGGCTTCACCGCGACGGCATGGAGAAATTCATGCGCGAGAAAATATATTATGTTTCCGCGGATTACCCAGAGCAGCTTTTTGCAAACTATACCGATTCAAAGAGAAAAAACGCAATCGAGAACTTAAAAGAGACGATCCGCATTTTGAAATTCTACTCAAACAACGAATTTGCTTTCAAGGACGTGCATAACGAAGAACTTTTTTATCAAAACGGGAAAATCCTTGTGGAAATGGTGCAGTTGTTTGAAAAATACAGAATCGTCTATCCGTCAAGGCATCAGTTCCTCGGCGATTTGTTCGAGCAGCTTCTCAACAAGGGCTTCAAGCAGAACGAGGGCCAGTTTTTTACGCCGGTGCCGGTAACGCGCTTTATATGGGACAGCCTGCCTGTCGCGCGCATGGTGAAATCCGAGCGTGGAACTGTCTATCCCAAGGTTATAGATTACGCCTGCGGCGCGGGGCACTTCCTGACGGAGGCGGTCGAGGCAATCAATTATTTCGTGAAGTCGGACGGAAACAACGCATGGGCGAGAGACCATATTTACGGTATTGAAAAAGACTACCGCCTCGCGCGCGTCGCCAAGATTTCGCTTTTTATGAACGGCGCGGGAGAGGGAAACATCATCTTCGGCGACGGCCTCGAAAACGTGCCGGACAAGGGAATTGAAAACGGAGCGTTCGACATTCTCGTCGCGAATCCTCCGTACTCGGTCAAGGACTTCAAACAGCATCTACAGCTGAAAAACAACAGCTTTGAGCTCCTTGACCGTATCGGGCTGAACGGCGGAGAGATAGAAACCCTGTTTGTTGAACGCATAGGCCAGCTCTTAAAGCCGCGCGGCGTCGCCGCCGTAATACTGCCGAGTTCGATTCTTTCCAACGACAGCGCAAGTTACACGGGCGCGCGCGAGCAGCTTCTCAAAAATTTCTATATCAGGGCTATCGTCTCGCTCGGCTCAAAAACGTTCGGCGCGACAGGGACGAACACAGTTATCATGTTTCTTGAAAAATTCAACGAGCCGCCGAAGACGGCTGATTTGACCGAAGATTCCGTCGAGGCGATTTTCAGCGGCGCATCGCTCAACGGGTGGACAGACAAAGAAATTCTCGAAGCGTACGCGGCACAGATAGAGGTTGACGAAGATATATACAATGCGTTCTTGGCTAAGAAATACTCCTTGACCGAGCTGGAGGAAACAGCGTATTTCAAGATGTACGCCTCAGCTTTCGCCGGTTCGTCCGACGCAAAAAAACTGAAAGATAAGAAAGTCTACAAAAAGATGAACGTCGAGGAGCAAAAAGCTGCGTATCTTGAAGCGTTCTATAATTACGCCAACGAGATTGAAAGAAAAAAGGTATTCTATTTCTCGCTGGTTTTCCGGCAGACCACAGTTATTATCACAGCTCCGTCCGATAATAACGCACAAAGAGAGTTTCTCGGCTATGACTGGTCCAACCGCAAGGGGAACGAAGGCATTCAGATAATTGCGCCCGGCGGCAAAATGTACGGCGACGCAGACCGCGAAGCGGAGAATACTTTAGCCCATGCCGTCAGGCAGTCGTTTGACGGAGCCGCGCCGTCTTTTAGTGAAGAGCATCAAGCGTACGGAGCTGTGGTAGATACAAAAGATATGCTTGATTTTTCGAGACCAAGTTTTAATAAGACTCTCAAACTGTCTGCGGCAAGAAAGCAGCAAATATCAATCCGCAGCAAGTATCCGCTAAAAAAACTTGGTGAGATTGCACCGTATGTTATGGATAGGGGAAATTTAGACGATATTGACATTACCTCATTCATAACAACCGATAACATGATTAGAAACAGAGGAGGTGTAGTGGATTATAAGGGCATTCCAAATATCCAGACGGTTGTCCGCTATCAAAGAGATGATATTCTTGTATCGAATATACGGCCATATCTTAAAAAGATATGGTATGCAGATATAGATGGCGGCTGTTCCCCAGACGTTCTGGTATTTAGGGTGACAAATCAGAATTTGATTTTACCCAAATACTTGTTTGCGGTATTATCGCTTGACGTGTTCTTTGATTTTATGATGGCAGACCATAAAGGAACAAAAATGCCACGAGGTAACAAGACTTTGATACCTCAGTTTAATGTACCAGTTCCGCCCATTTCTGTACAACAGCAAATTATCGAAGAATGCGAGAAGATAGACGAAGAATATAATACAACTCGTATGTCTATTGAGACGTATAGACACAAAATAGAAGAGTTATTTAATGAGTTAGATATCGCTAACGGGGGGGGGGCAAAACTAAGTTTAAGTGATATTGAAAAATTTGACATTTCTATAGGGAAGCGCGTCGTCAGCACGCAGCTTGTGGAAAACGGCTTGATTCCGGTCTACAGCGCGAACGTTACTGAGCCTTTCGGATATATAAACGAACTGCTGATTACGGATTTTTCCGTTCCGTCCGTCCTGTGGGGCATAGACGGCGACTGGATGACGGCTTACATGCCGGAAAACATAGAATTTTATCCGACCGACCACTGCGGCGTCCTGCGCTGCAAAACGCCGCAGGTCAACCCGCGTTACATGGCGCACGTACTAGAAAGGGAAGGGCAAAAAATCGGTTTCTCACGTTCGCTGCGTGCGTCTATAGACAGGGTTCAGGGAATCACGTTCACCGTGCCGGACAGAAAGGCGCAGGACGAAACGGTCGCCAAGGTAAACGAACTTGAAGAGAAGATCAAAGAGGCTGAAAGTATCCTTGACACGTTGAACGACAGTATTTCCGACATTCTTAACCGTTATCTTATCTGA
- a CDS encoding glycosyltransferase, with product MKTLALIYASEGTGHKSAAFALREAFLAANPDGEAFCLDILDFVPPFMKSLFSGGYDVMARSAPWLWSRFYWGSDRRGGQASAFEWVHGQFCRACLPKLRQRLASKGAEAAIFTHYFGAAEFAAMNRGRAPVYFADTDFETHRFQRSAEFAMSFAGSPRAARQRIAEGITNVVTTGVPVARKYAKMPSKAEAREKLGLPHDARVVLVSGGGIGAGPVAEAAKSLASRGFHVLAVCGGNAKLRARMKAYFMYKENVRVEGFVKDMENYYAAADLAVMKPGGLSASEALCAGLPMLLADPIPGQEELNLSYLTANGAARRLVLPQRAAEAAEKLLENGEAREMSEKAKAIARPYAAAEIIAAVTENSEIW from the coding sequence ATGAAAACTCTCGCCCTCATATACGCCTCGGAGGGAACCGGGCACAAGTCGGCGGCCTTCGCGCTGCGCGAGGCTTTCCTCGCCGCGAACCCGGACGGCGAGGCCTTCTGCCTCGACATACTGGACTTCGTGCCGCCCTTCATGAAAAGCCTATTCTCCGGCGGCTACGACGTGATGGCGCGCAGCGCGCCGTGGCTCTGGTCGCGCTTCTACTGGGGCTCCGACAGGCGCGGCGGACAGGCCTCGGCCTTCGAATGGGTACACGGACAGTTCTGCCGCGCATGCCTGCCGAAGCTCCGGCAGCGCCTCGCCTCGAAAGGCGCGGAGGCCGCGATATTCACGCACTACTTCGGAGCCGCGGAGTTCGCGGCGATGAACAGGGGACGCGCGCCCGTGTACTTCGCCGACACCGACTTCGAGACGCACCGCTTCCAGCGCAGCGCGGAATTCGCCATGAGCTTCGCCGGCAGCCCGCGCGCCGCGCGCCAGCGCATAGCCGAGGGGATAACCAACGTCGTGACGACCGGCGTCCCCGTCGCGCGCAAATACGCAAAAATGCCGTCGAAGGCTGAGGCGCGTGAAAAGCTCGGCCTGCCGCATGACGCTCGCGTCGTCCTCGTCAGCGGCGGCGGCATCGGCGCGGGCCCCGTCGCCGAGGCCGCGAAGTCGCTCGCCTCGCGCGGCTTCCACGTGCTCGCCGTCTGCGGCGGCAACGCAAAGCTCCGCGCGCGCATGAAAGCCTACTTCATGTATAAGGAAAACGTGCGCGTCGAAGGCTTCGTCAAAGACATGGAAAACTACTACGCCGCGGCGGACCTCGCCGTGATGAAGCCAGGCGGACTCTCCGCCTCCGAGGCGCTCTGCGCCGGGCTGCCGATGCTGCTAGCCGACCCGATACCGGGACAGGAAGAGCTGAACCTATCCTACCTGACCGCGAACGGAGCGGCGCGCCGCCTCGTACTGCCGCAGCGCGCAGCCGAAGCCGCCGAAAAGCTCTTAGAAAACGGCGAAGCGCGCGAAATGAGCGAAAAAGCCAAAGCGATAGCCCGCCCATACGCCGCCGCGGAGATAATCGCCGCCGTGACGGAAAACTCGGAAATCTGGTAA
- a CDS encoding LysR family transcriptional regulator codes for MFINYRYFIVLAEEGSISGAAKRLYITHQALCRYLANLEEELNVTLFERKPSLRLTDAGRMVYETLKQAGSLEQNLRSRLADYNNDVTGEIRLGTTEGRFRILLPDIIEEYKKTFPLVSLYTQSAKSTWLHKMLAAGELDAAILNYSPGLEKQFDVETILEENLYLVISDSMMKTYFGDKAGEYAEMFKSGADLRLMTGVPFALNLPTFNSSIMISDVLHRLGISLNCIHVSSHPDLHHALSAKNLAASLCLTMYLPSVFRLNKEEKEHLNIFPILGLNSTNKVVMARVKNRIFTHYGSALLEIIRKRSRDFKKYDAYIEGG; via the coding sequence ATGTTTATAAATTACCGGTATTTCATAGTCTTAGCGGAGGAGGGCAGCATATCAGGCGCGGCGAAGCGCCTTTATATCACGCATCAGGCGCTCTGCCGGTACCTCGCGAATCTCGAGGAGGAGCTGAACGTGACGCTCTTTGAGAGAAAACCGTCGCTCAGGCTGACGGACGCGGGGCGCATGGTGTACGAGACGCTGAAGCAGGCCGGCTCGCTCGAGCAGAATCTTCGCAGCAGGCTCGCGGACTACAACAACGACGTTACCGGCGAGATCAGGCTCGGCACGACAGAGGGACGCTTCCGCATACTTCTGCCCGACATCATCGAGGAATATAAAAAGACTTTCCCGCTGGTCTCGCTTTACACTCAAAGCGCGAAATCCACGTGGCTGCACAAGATGCTTGCGGCGGGCGAGCTTGACGCCGCGATACTGAATTACTCGCCGGGGCTTGAAAAGCAGTTCGACGTCGAAACCATATTGGAAGAGAATCTTTATTTGGTGATCAGCGACAGCATGATGAAGACCTATTTCGGCGACAAGGCCGGGGAATACGCGGAGATGTTCAAAAGCGGCGCAGACCTTCGGCTTATGACCGGAGTGCCGTTCGCGCTCAACCTTCCGACCTTCAATTCGAGCATCATGATCTCGGACGTTCTGCACCGGCTTGGGATATCACTGAACTGCATCCACGTGTCGTCGCACCCGGACCTGCATCACGCGCTTTCCGCGAAAAACCTCGCCGCCAGCCTCTGCCTTACGATGTACCTGCCGAGCGTCTTCCGTCTCAATAAGGAAGAGAAGGAGCATCTGAATATTTTCCCGATACTCGGGCTGAACTCGACCAACAAAGTCGTCATGGCCCGTGTGAAGAACAGGATATTCACGCACTACGGGAGCGCTCTGCTCGAGATCATCAGGAAGAGGAGCAGGGACTTCAAAAAATACGACGCGTATATAGAGGGCGGTTAA
- a CDS encoding PIN domain-containing protein, whose product MRALIDTCVIIDALQERRPFADEAKEVFRAAAACLFDGYIAAKASADIYYIMHRHTHDGMAARETLRKIYTLFSLLDTTAEDCINALALAMSDYEDAIMSATAARAGMDCIVTRNIRDYAVSPVPAYTPDEFLSLIRRTS is encoded by the coding sequence ATGCGCGCGCTCATCGATACGTGCGTCATAATCGACGCGCTTCAAGAGCGCCGCCCGTTCGCGGACGAAGCGAAGGAGGTATTCCGCGCCGCCGCCGCGTGTCTTTTCGACGGCTATATCGCGGCGAAGGCGTCGGCTGACATTTATTACATCATGCACAGGCACACGCACGACGGCATGGCGGCGCGGGAGACGCTTCGGAAAATCTACACGCTTTTCAGCCTTCTGGACACGACGGCGGAGGACTGCATAAACGCCCTCGCCCTCGCGATGTCGGACTACGAGGACGCGATTATGTCAGCGACGGCGGCGCGCGCAGGGATGGACTGCATCGTGACGCGCAATATCAGGGATTACGCCGTGTCGCCCGTTCCAGCCTACACGCCGGATGAATTTCTGTCACTTATACGCCGGACTTCCTAA
- a CDS encoding CaiB/BaiF CoA-transferase family protein, with protein MPREALEGVRILDIATVIAGPWGAGLLADFGAEVIKVEMPGRGDAFRGMGPHKDGVSMRWPCMGRNKKSISLDFHYEEGKELFLKLVAKSDVIIENFRTGTLDKWGLGMDVLRKANPDIIVVHVTGYGQTGPYAKLAGLGTPAAAFAGMTYVTGYSDRPPVSPPFALADYIAGLNAALGTMITLYHRDALKGTAQEVDISLYEGIFRMEENFVAQYDLQGKIRERSPMPSGASCPIGTFLTKDGKYVILVCSTDPVFNHLCDAMERPDWLPKYAKAKDRLADPNPIMQAVTDWVASYTYDELTARCNECGVPISPVYSIKDIFEDPQYAARHDIVDVPCEEFGSVKMPAVFPVLSETPGKIKWPGQKIGAQNEDVYRGLLGLSEEEITALKERKVI; from the coding sequence ATGCCAAGAGAAGCGCTCGAAGGAGTGCGCATATTAGACATAGCGACCGTTATAGCCGGGCCGTGGGGAGCCGGGCTCCTCGCGGACTTCGGAGCCGAGGTCATCAAGGTGGAGATGCCCGGGCGCGGCGACGCGTTCCGCGGGATGGGGCCGCACAAGGACGGAGTCAGCATGCGCTGGCCCTGCATGGGGCGCAACAAAAAAAGCATAAGCCTCGACTTCCACTATGAAGAAGGAAAAGAGCTGTTTCTGAAGCTCGTGGCCAAGAGCGACGTCATCATCGAAAACTTCAGAACCGGCACCCTCGACAAGTGGGGCCTCGGCATGGACGTGCTGCGGAAGGCCAATCCCGACATCATCGTCGTCCACGTCACCGGCTACGGACAGACCGGCCCGTACGCGAAGCTCGCTGGGCTCGGCACGCCCGCCGCGGCCTTCGCCGGAATGACCTACGTCACGGGATACTCCGACAGGCCGCCCGTCAGCCCTCCGTTCGCCCTCGCCGACTACATCGCCGGACTCAACGCGGCGCTCGGCACAATGATAACGCTCTACCACCGCGACGCGCTCAAGGGCACGGCGCAGGAGGTTGACATCAGCCTATATGAAGGCATTTTCCGCATGGAAGAGAACTTCGTCGCGCAGTACGACCTTCAGGGGAAAATAAGGGAACGTTCGCCTATGCCGAGCGGCGCGTCCTGCCCGATAGGGACTTTCCTCACGAAGGACGGCAAATACGTGATACTCGTATGCAGCACCGACCCGGTATTCAACCACCTCTGCGACGCGATGGAGCGCCCGGACTGGCTTCCGAAGTACGCGAAGGCCAAGGACCGACTCGCCGACCCGAACCCGATAATGCAGGCAGTGACGGACTGGGTTGCGTCCTACACCTACGACGAGCTCACCGCGCGCTGCAACGAGTGCGGCGTGCCGATTTCCCCGGTCTACAGCATCAAGGACATATTCGAAGACCCGCAGTACGCGGCGCGCCACGACATCGTGGATGTGCCGTGCGAGGAATTCGGCAGCGTAAAAATGCCGGCCGTCTTCCCGGTCCTTTCCGAAACTCCGGGCAAAATCAAATGGCCGGGCCAGAAGATCGGCGCACAGAACGAGGACGTATATCGAGGGCTGCTCGGCCTGAGCGAAGAGGAAATAACCGCTCTGAAGGAGCGAAAAGTAATCTAG
- a CDS encoding phosphohydrolase → MDRPLLHIISHTDLDGVTAAALAWHAKGGRVARVSLTGYGEVDTLILETLASGKEPLVLDLFCQKEQTIDEVDRLYDETRPPFLFDHHKSTFERYGNRKWAVIDTNYCGALVYWNWLSERAQDARTKDVLAKLEPIVRIANDRDLWLGQMPESRLWQALVTMCGQWAVFARLAANPDAALTPEEFDGASEFTERQEARFAEAKEHIWRHGKELAFLCDGILEYGDVSDFCGLLLDRDDNPPEVAAVAARRLGGDWAVSMRSRDGLAGRVLALLKDGKKVRGGGHGDASALYFPRNYTQEQMRDSILAAIKVEKERSAAPKVTLGDLFKGLA, encoded by the coding sequence ATGGACAGACCTCTTCTTCATATAATCAGCCACACGGACCTGGACGGCGTAACGGCCGCGGCGCTCGCGTGGCACGCGAAGGGCGGGCGCGTCGCGCGCGTCTCGCTCACCGGCTACGGCGAGGTGGATACGCTGATCCTCGAGACGCTCGCCTCGGGCAAGGAGCCGCTCGTGCTGGACCTCTTCTGCCAGAAGGAGCAGACCATAGACGAGGTGGACAGGCTCTACGACGAGACGCGCCCGCCTTTCCTATTCGACCACCACAAAAGCACCTTCGAGCGCTACGGCAACAGGAAATGGGCCGTCATAGATACGAACTACTGCGGCGCTCTGGTCTACTGGAACTGGCTCTCCGAGCGCGCGCAGGACGCCCGGACGAAGGACGTGCTCGCGAAGCTCGAGCCTATAGTGCGCATCGCGAACGACCGCGACCTCTGGCTCGGGCAGATGCCGGAGAGCCGTCTGTGGCAGGCGCTCGTGACGATGTGCGGGCAGTGGGCCGTCTTCGCGCGGCTCGCGGCGAACCCGGACGCGGCGCTGACGCCCGAGGAATTCGACGGCGCGTCGGAGTTCACCGAGCGGCAGGAGGCGCGCTTCGCCGAGGCGAAGGAGCACATATGGCGTCACGGCAAAGAGCTGGCCTTCCTATGCGACGGCATTCTCGAATACGGCGACGTTTCGGACTTCTGCGGACTGCTGCTCGACCGCGACGATAATCCGCCCGAAGTGGCGGCGGTGGCGGCGCGCAGGCTCGGCGGCGACTGGGCCGTCTCGATGCGCAGCCGCGACGGCCTCGCGGGGCGCGTGCTCGCGCTGCTCAAAGACGGCAAAAAAGTGCGCGGCGGCGGACACGGCGACGCGTCCGCGCTCTACTTTCCGCGCAACTACACGCAGGAGCAGATGCGCGACTCCATACTCGCCGCGATAAAAGTGGAAAAGGAACGCAGCGCGGCGCCGAAGGTGACGCTCGGCGACCTTTTCAAAGGGCTCGCGTAA